The Purpureocillium takamizusanense chromosome 11, complete sequence region ACAAGGCATCTCTGTACGCCTTGAAGAGAAGTTGGCAATCCGACTCCCAGTTTCTTTTTCCCCTGGGGACCTAAATGTCGAGCCAACATTGCTTGGGCCTCACAGACCACTCCCAAGGGGCGGCTGATATTGATTTTCCCGAGGGTCGACTGATGACATGGCTCTGTGAGGGAATgcaagccaccgccgcccaagcaGGATACGCAACGGCCGGGTGAGGTGCCGATTGGGAACTAATGCATCATCACCGCGAACAGGGCCGATTCGACGCGGCAAATGGCCATCATcgcggggaaggggggtcCCTTCGCCGTGACACAAGACGCCAATAGCCGGACATGATGCCTAAATGGACGGGACGGCGTGCGAGTATTTGAACGACATGATGGAGTGGGAATCCCTCGAATGCATTTCGTTGGATTGAATATACTGCGTTGTCGTCTCAGTTTGACTTGACATTGACCCCCATTGATGCCGCTCAGGTCTGGTACGATGATGTTGTTGTCTGGAGGGCTCCTTGCgctcgccagcgcggcgacgacggtcgcTGCCGAGGCGTATACTGTGCCGGCTAAGGCGAACCCCCTGGGCGAGCCGTTTGACGGCTTCGTGAGCTACTCGCTTGAGTTTTCGTCGTTTCCCGAGTTTGCAGGTACGTCCACTTACACGCCCgtctctcctccccccatGGAGCCACAACACCACGGCTTCAACATGCTTCATGTCCATCACCACAGACAGACACTCGGGGTTTTGATGCCGAGAGCCCTCATCGAGCTCCAGTCCGTCTTTGATTCTCCAACTGAGCGATTCTTCCCATTTGTCTGATTCATCCCCGTGCCGTCTAGGAAACAAGTCCCACCCCAACACCTACTCGGGCAACCTCCTCGCCaacctcgcccgcctctccaCCACGCCCTAcatccgcgtcggcggcaacaCCCAAGACTACGCCCTCTTCGACGCCtcgcaggccgccgccctcgtcggcgtcgtcgacccctCCCGCTCCCCCGACTaccccaccaccatcaccatcggcCCGGCCTACTTCGAGTCCTACGCGACCTGGCCCGTACTCGACGTCCGCTTCTCCCACGGCTTCAAcatgggcctcggcggcaaccGCTCCGCCGGCTGGCAGACGCTCCTCGACACCGTGCCCCTGGCCTGCCGCGCGCTCCGGGACGGCGACAGGCTGTACACGTGGGAGTACGGCAACGAGCCGGACCTGTTCAGCACGTCGGCGCAGGGCCCCGtgaggccgccgacctggGATGAGGCTACGTACGTCGCGCAGTGGCTCAACGCGACGAGGCACATCCGCGAGTCTGTGAGGAGGAACTGCCGTGGCACTGCTCCGCCGCGGTTCATGGCGCCGTCCAATGCGGGCGTCAGCAATCATCTCAAGGCGTCCGCGATGTGGTCCGCCGGCCTGAATCAGGATAATGATATTGAGCTCTTTTCCACCCACAAGTGCGTCGGGAGCACACCCATCTCTGAATATCAAAGATAAAAAAGAAAGAGAACTGACGTCAAAACGCGCAGCTACATCAGCGGCGCGACGTCCCCCGGCGTCACGCTTCAAGGGACCCTCATGAACCACACCAAGACGATGCAGTCCGTGGACGCGCACACCAAGGAGTACGACGCCATTTTCCCCGGCGCACGCGCTGGCGGCaagagcagcaccagcagcagcaaggcgccgccgctcatctTTGGCGAGACCAACTCGCTGTACAACCAGGGCAAGCCCGGCCTGTCCAACTCGTTCGGGGCCGCCCTCTGGGGCGTCGACTTCAACCTGTACTCTGCGTCGGTGGGCTTCAAGCGCGTCCACATGCACCAGGGCACCAACTACCGCGTACGTTTCCTTCCATCGCGTGCCATGGCGGGTTGGtgatgactgactgactgactgggcCTCCTCCGACCGCAGTACCAAGCCTGGCAGCCCGTGATgacggccctcgacgtcgtcggcaccaAGGCGCCCTACTACGgaagcgtcgccgtcgccgccatggtccgCCCCGTcaagaagaagtcgtcgcTCGTCAGTATCTCCGCCATCACCCTAGGTGCCGActccgccgaggccgcgtACGCGGCGCACTACCACCCCGTGGGGCGCAAGAGcagggacgaggcgcgcctcgcccgcgtcatGGTCATCAACATGCACGGGTACAACACCacggtcggcggcgcgggccttgAGCCGCTCCCGAACCCACCTGCGCGCACGAGCAGGAAGTACGCGTTTGCCGTcggaggcgctggcgtcaGGGATGGCGCGAGGGTCCGCGtccagcggctgctggccaaCGGTAGTGATGCCATCACCGGCATCACGTTTGACGGCTGGAGCTACAACTGGGACCTGGATCGGGGCAAGCCTGTGAGGCTGCACAACGTGACTGTCGGCGAGACCGTCAGGGTCAAGGGCGGGCAGGTGTCGGTCGACGTCCCAGATTCGTCTGCAGTGCTGTTGTCGTTTGGCGACTGTTGAATAGGTGcccgaaaaaaaaaagctcACGAGCACACGGTGTGTCACAGACAAACACGAGTGATTATTATTTGTGTGGATAAAGCAAGCCTCGTTTAAAACTCCATACATCTAAACTCAGAACACCTCtagcttttttttttctacTTACAGAAACTTGCTCTCCTTGACAGTGTACAGGTCGACGTACTGGTCCACGGacatggcctcgagcttcttgctGTCGAGgctgagctcgacgagctcgttgACGCGGGCCTCGGGCAGGTGGGGGCCGAGGTGGCGCTTGTACTTGGCCAGGATGACGGGCTTGGCCTCGTCACGGCGCAGGCGGTGGCCGAGGGgagcctcgacggcgacctcgtcgaggacggtgccgtcgttgAGCTCAACGGTCAGGGCGTTGGAGATGGTGCGGAGCTTGGGGTCGTGGTAGTCCTGGGTGTACTGCGGGTCCTCGACGCACTTGATCTTCTTGCGCAGGGACTCGACGATCTCCGAggtggcggcctcgccgccgtcggtgtagtcggtggcctcgaggcggccaaaGGTCAGCATGACGGAGCACATGTACTGGATGCAGTGGTCGCGGTCGGCGAAGTTGTCCATGGGCTTGAACTGCTTGTCGATGATGCGGATGCAGGCCTCGTGCGTGCGGCAGGTGACGGCCttgatgtcggcggccgacttgcccatggccttgagctggtGGTAGATCTTCTCCgaggcctcgacggccgtctgCGAGTGGAACTCGGCCGGGTACGAGACCTTGAAGAGGACGTTCTCCATGACGTAGCTGCCGTAGGGGCGCTGGAACTCAAACTTCTTGCCCTTGAAGAGCACGTCGTAGAAGCCCCAGGTGGGGGCGGAGAGGACGGTGGggacgccctgctcgcccttCATGACCTTGAGGGCCAGGttgacggcgcgctggcaggcgtcgccggcggcccacgACTTGCGGGACATGGTGTTGGGGGAGTGGCGGTAGGTGCGCAGCGACTGGCCGTCGACCCAGGCCTgggtgacggcgtcggcgatcTGCTTCTCGCTGAGGCCGAGCATCTTGGACacgacggcggtggaggcgaccttgacgaggacgacgtggtcgaggccgaccttGTTGAACGAGTTGAGCAGCGCCAGGCAGCCTTGGATCTCGTGGGCCTTGATCATGGCCTCGAGCACGTCCTTGACGGTGAagaccttgccgccggccaggttgccgccggccttgttgGTGCGGTTGACCcagtcggcgacggcgaggatggcgcccAGGTTGTCCGAGGGGTGACCCCACtcagccgccagccagcagtcGTTGAAGTCGAGCCAGCGGATCATGGCTCCGATGTTGAAGGCGCCGTTGACGGGGTCCAGGACGAAGGGCGTACCGGGCACCTTGGTGCCGTTGGGCacgacggtgccgggcaCGACGGGGCCCAGGAGCTTGCTGCACTCCTTGAACctcaggccctcgaggccgcagCCGAGGGTATCGAGCAGGATCCATCGAGCGGTGTCGAACTGCGAGACGGAGCGTCAGCCATCATGATTCTGTTGGGACCCTCGGACCGGGGACCCGGCGGGGTagcgcgggggggggggtcttCGCGGGGACTGCGCTGGGCAAGCAGAAGGTGGGCCAAACTCACGGCCAGCTCAGAGTCAATGGGCTTGTTGGCGACATAGTCGGCAATGTCCTTGATCTCGGGATCGTACTCGCGGGCGGAGGaagccatggcgggcgcACCGGATTGTTTtgcgacggaggaggagaaggtgcgcgtggaggaggagggtgttGAGGAAGCGGAGCAACGAGCGGCGCCgaaggaggccgaggggcgggcggcggcggcaccagcgagggcggcggccaggcgctgAGGGTTCTGGATGCGCAGCGTCCGCAGGCTTCGGTTGGCGACAGACATTGCAATTGACACGCGGGCCTGTCGGTTCGTTCGTCGAGGGAGCGAGTCGTCTGGCGCTTGTTGGGGAGGAGGATtggggggagaggagaggaatAGGAATTGGAACGGGCCAAGGAAGGGAACCAGGGGGAAAAAATGTCTTCGTGGTTGTCTAGGTTGTCGTCTGCCACCAGCCTCTAGCATGCGCCCGACCGCCCGTCGCGTCGGCACAACTGCGCAGTGTGAACCTGCGTCCGTCTtcgctcggccacggccagcccgcccgcccagccgaGCTCCAGTCCTTTGCCGGCGCATGCCGCGGGGCTCCAGCGCGGTTGGCCTCGGTTAGCCGAACTAAAGGGTTGTTGGTTGGGGAAAGGCGAACGCGGGTCCCTGGCTCTAGCCTAGCctggccttgccttgcctggccCGTGCCGACGGACGAGACGGAGCCCCGAGCGTTTCGGCCGACGTATAAAACGGCGTCCGACCCATCGCCCTGTTTCCCTGCCACTTCTGGCTGGTCCCGTCTGATacgggcgcgcgccggcctcggcctgtCGCAACAACACGCAACTCCGTGGCCGAAAGGCAACTGCGAGACTCATGCCGTCTTTTTACCGCGTgctcaaaaaaaaaagacaatCCGGCAAGCCCAACGACGTGGCCTCATCCCTCAgcgcgcagctgccgctcTGTTTCACATCCCCAGCTTCAAGTCGGGATGGTGCATCCCTAACACACTCTAGCGGAGTGCCGTCCGACAGACGACCagagcgcccgcccgctgtgTTCATATTGGGCCGCTCACTCACCGCAACACCCTTTTTTCTCCTGCAATTAAATGGCTGAGTGGACGAGCAACTCTATCTCCTGTGTCGGTCGTTGGAGCGAACCGCGACGCAGATTTACTTTTATCGCGTCTGTACAAGCTTTATCATCCTGCGGTCATGATTAGTTCGCCGGCAACATCAACCAGAGGCCAGCCATCATCTCGTTCGCATCAATCATCCTGTCAACATCCCGCGGCTGCCTTGTGCCTTCTTCCTTCCGACTGTCGCATCGTTCTCACGTGCGATGCACCCACCGTCACGGCACGGCCCCAGGCTACCGCGGGCTCAAAGTGACTGATTTCATCCCGTCCCTGGAGAGACacttcgtcgccgacgtgtcTCATCTCCAGGTTTGCCTTGGTCGTGTCTCTGCCTCAGCCTCACAGCCTCTGCCCGAAACATTACTGTGCCGGCCAATTTATCCCCCGGTTGAGTGAACGTCAGCGGTAAGGACCCAATGATGGCGGCCCGAGGGGGCCTGCACAGAATTtccatcgtcgtctgtcG contains the following coding sequences:
- the PDH1 gene encoding 2-methylcitrate dehydratase (COG:S~TransMembrane:1 (i17-34o)~EggNog:ENOG503NWTN): MLEAGGRRQPRQPRRHFFPLVPFLGPFQFLFLSSPPNPPPQQAPDDSLPRRTNRQARVSIAMSVANRSLRTLRIQNPQRLAAALAGAAAARPSASFGAARCSASSTPSSSTRTFSSSVAKQSGAPAMASSAREYDPEIKDIADYVANKPIDSELAFDTARWILLDTLGCGLEGLRFKECSKLLGPVVPGTVVPNGTKVPGTPFVLDPVNGAFNIGAMIRWLDFNDCWLAAEWGHPSDNLGAILAVADWVNRTNKAGGNLAGGKVFTVKDVLEAMIKAHEIQGCLALLNSFNKVGLDHVVLVKVASTAVVSKMLGLSEKQIADAVTQAWVDGQSLRTYRHSPNTMSRKSWAAGDACQRAVNLALKVMKGEQGVPTVLSAPTWGFYDVLFKGKKFEFQRPYGSYVMENVLFKVSYPAEFHSQTAVEASEKIYHQLKAMGKSAADIKAVTCRTHEACIRIIDKQFKPMDNFADRDHCIQYMCSVMLTFGRLEATDYTDGGEAATSEIVESLRKKIKCVEDPQYTQDYHDPKLRTISNALTVELNDGTVLDEVAVEAPLGHRLRRDEAKPVILAKYKRHLGPHLPEARVNELVELSLDSKKLEAMSVDQYVDLYTVKESKFL
- a CDS encoding uncharacterized protein (EggNog:ENOG503NYJ2~CAZy:GH79~SECRETED:SignalP(1-22~SECRETED:cutsite=AEA-YT~SECRETED:prob=0.3775)~COG:G), producing MMLLSGGLLALASAATTVAAEAYTVPAKANPLGEPFDGFVSYSLEFSSFPEFAGNKSHPNTYSGNLLANLARLSTTPYIRVGGNTQDYALFDASQAAALVGVVDPSRSPDYPTTITIGPAYFESYATWPVLDVRFSHGFNMGLGGNRSAGWQTLLDTVPLACRALRDGDRLYTWEYGNEPDLFSTSAQGPVRPPTWDEATYVAQWLNATRHIRESVRRNCRGTAPPRFMAPSNAGVSNHLKASAMWSAGLNQDNDIELFSTHNYISGATSPGVTLQGTLMNHTKTMQSVDAHTKEYDAIFPGARAGGKSSTSSSKAPPLIFGETNSLYNQGKPGLSNSFGAALWGVDFNLYSASVGFKRVHMHQGTNYRYQAWQPVMTALDVVGTKAPYYGSVAVAAMVRPVKKKSSLVSISAITLGADSAEAAYAAHYHPVGRKSRDEARLARVMVINMHGYNTTVGGAGLEPLPNPPARTSRKYAFAVGGAGVRDGARVRVQRLLANGSDAITGITFDGWSYNWDLDRGKPVRLHNVTVGETVRVKGGQVSVDVPDSSAVLLSFGDC